A genomic segment from Micromonospora echinaurantiaca encodes:
- a CDS encoding methyltransferase domain-containing protein, whose amino-acid sequence MTRLDRVEQTPGRIAGPPLTPRTAVIWSVLRAELDRRGDAELTVLDVGGGTGGFAVPLAQAGHRVTVVDASPDALAALTRRAAEAGVAGRVHAVQGDGDALAGLVEPAGADLVLCHAVLEVVDDPAPVVAALATALRPGGAASVLVAGRAAAVLGRAMNGHLDTAATLAADPAGTAGPRDTLRRRYDADGAAALLGAAGLVVEEIHGVRVLADLLPAAVADGQPGALVELERTLAGRSPWRDLAAQLHLFARRPA is encoded by the coding sequence GTGACTAGGCTCGACCGGGTGGAGCAGACCCCAGGCCGGATCGCCGGGCCGCCGCTGACCCCCCGTACCGCCGTGATCTGGTCGGTGCTGCGCGCCGAGCTGGACCGTCGTGGCGACGCCGAACTGACCGTGCTCGACGTGGGCGGCGGCACCGGCGGGTTCGCCGTTCCGCTGGCCCAGGCCGGGCACCGGGTCACCGTGGTCGACGCCAGCCCGGACGCGCTCGCCGCGCTGACCCGCCGGGCCGCCGAGGCCGGGGTCGCCGGGCGGGTGCACGCCGTGCAGGGCGACGGGGACGCGCTCGCCGGGCTGGTCGAGCCGGCCGGGGCCGACCTGGTGCTCTGCCACGCCGTGCTGGAGGTGGTCGACGACCCCGCACCGGTGGTGGCCGCGCTGGCCACCGCGCTGCGCCCCGGCGGCGCCGCGAGCGTGCTGGTCGCCGGCCGGGCCGCCGCCGTGCTCGGCCGGGCGATGAACGGGCACCTGGACACCGCCGCCACGCTGGCCGCCGACCCGGCCGGCACCGCCGGGCCCCGGGACACCCTGCGCCGGCGCTACGACGCCGACGGCGCCGCCGCGCTGCTCGGCGCCGCCGGGCTGGTGGTCGAGGAGATCCACGGGGTACGCGTGCTCGCCGACCTGCTCCCCGCCGCCGTCGCCGACGGCCAGCCGGGCGCCCTGGTCGAGTTGGAGCGGACGCTCGCCGGGCGGTCGCCCTGGCGTGACCTGGCCGCCCAGCTGCATTTGTTCGCCCGCCGGCCGGCATGA
- a CDS encoding SAV_6107 family HEPN domain-containing protein, which produces MPTNPAQAPTVPAHVLPHRTPAQLLAVARQGLAEAARTRPDGLRYAAAHLAALRAAAALLGARARPAPARRNRITSVWVLLSGVAPELDEWARFFAAGAGKRAAAEAGIPRVVTAREADDLLRAAEQFVTVVETALGVAHQPALDGLAA; this is translated from the coding sequence ATGCCGACCAACCCGGCTCAGGCACCGACGGTGCCGGCGCACGTGCTGCCGCACCGCACTCCCGCCCAGCTTCTCGCGGTGGCCCGCCAGGGGCTCGCCGAGGCCGCCCGGACCCGTCCCGACGGCCTCCGTTACGCGGCCGCCCACCTGGCCGCCCTGCGTGCCGCCGCCGCCCTGCTCGGCGCCCGGGCCCGCCCGGCACCGGCCCGGCGCAACCGGATCACCAGCGTCTGGGTCCTGCTCTCCGGGGTCGCCCCCGAGCTCGACGAGTGGGCCCGGTTCTTCGCCGCCGGCGCCGGCAAGCGGGCCGCCGCCGAGGCCGGCATCCCCCGGGTGGTGACCGCCCGGGAGGCCGACGACCTGCTGCGCGCCGCCGAGCAGTTCGTCACGGTGGTGGAGACCGCGCTCGGCGTGGCCCACCAGCCGGCGCTCGACGGTCTGGCCGCCTGA
- a CDS encoding sulfite exporter TauE/SafE family protein, with the protein MLLLLTVFGVVLLGAFAQAVSGFGYALVTVPLLTVVVDPRAAVVLSALTGIGLTLVAAVRERGYARWRVAATLTGAALLGLPLGLLVLARAPERALSALIAVVVLGCVVLVWSGVRLRTGRAGLGAVGVLVGVLTAATGTNGPPLVAAFHSLGYDPRTFRATLAATFSGTGLMGLAGFAATGQLHLDVARTALIALPAVPLGWWLGNRLFRRIDPLLFRRIVLIGLLGSAGTALAGLAG; encoded by the coding sequence GTGCTCCTGCTGCTCACCGTCTTCGGCGTCGTGCTGCTCGGTGCCTTCGCGCAGGCGGTCAGCGGTTTCGGCTACGCGCTGGTGACCGTGCCGCTGCTGACCGTCGTGGTCGATCCGCGCGCCGCGGTGGTGCTCTCGGCGCTCACCGGCATCGGGCTGACCCTGGTGGCCGCCGTCCGGGAACGCGGGTACGCCCGGTGGCGGGTGGCCGCGACGCTGACCGGGGCCGCGCTGCTCGGCCTGCCGCTCGGTCTGCTGGTGCTCGCCCGGGCACCGGAACGCGCGCTCAGCGCGCTGATCGCGGTGGTGGTGCTCGGTTGCGTCGTCCTGGTCTGGTCCGGCGTCCGGCTCCGCACCGGCCGGGCCGGACTCGGCGCCGTCGGGGTGCTCGTCGGGGTGCTCACCGCCGCCACCGGCACCAACGGGCCGCCGCTGGTCGCCGCGTTCCACTCCCTCGGCTACGATCCGCGCACCTTCCGGGCCACCCTGGCCGCCACGTTCTCCGGCACCGGCCTGATGGGGCTGGCCGGGTTCGCGGCGACCGGTCAGCTGCACCTCGACGTGGCGCGGACCGCCCTGATCGCGCTGCCCGCCGTACCGCTGGGCTGGTGGTTGGGGAACCGGCTGTTCCGCCGGATCGATCCGCTGCTGTTCCGGCGGATCGTGCTGATCGGGCTGCTCGGCAGCGCCGGCACGGCGCTCGCCGGCCTGGCCGGCTGA
- a CDS encoding DNA polymerase Y family protein, translated as MRTLLLWCPDWPVLAAEIVEGVPATDPVAVLHANRVVACSERARAEGVRRGLRRREAQGRCPQLTVVDHDPGRDARAFEPVVAAVEELVAGVEVVRPGSCAVAARGPARYLGGEEVAAERIVEHVAQTCAVESQVGIADGVFAAGLAARSGRVVPPGGTPEFLAALPVEALGRPALADLLRRLGVRTLADFAALPAGDVLARFGFDGALAHRLAAGRDHRPLAVRQPPVDLAVTAGYDEPLDRVDAAAFAARALAEQLHDRLAGHGLACTRLGIEAVTAHGQELHRVWRHDGLLTAAAIADRVRWQLDGWLSGSNGRAGGRAARPTAGIIRLRLVPDGVIAQAGLQPGLWGEAGEERERAHRALSRVQGILGPEAVVTAVLGGGRSPADQVRLVPWGDERLPARPGQPMSLAGPVPPGGPVSSGVPDQSASSGRPALPGQSGSLAQSGASGQGAQAGRGGSGRAARSPRSAGRVEPPWPGQLPPPAPAVVLPQPLAATVHDDAGEPVVVSARLQLNAAPARLTVGTGQPAEIVGWAGPWPVDERWWAPAEARRRARFQVCLADGAALLLAVEAGQWLVEAIYD; from the coding sequence GTGCGGACCCTGCTGCTCTGGTGCCCGGACTGGCCGGTGCTCGCCGCCGAGATCGTCGAGGGGGTGCCGGCCACCGATCCGGTGGCGGTGCTGCACGCCAACCGGGTGGTCGCCTGCTCCGAGCGGGCCCGCGCCGAGGGGGTGCGCCGCGGGCTGCGCCGGCGGGAGGCGCAGGGACGGTGCCCGCAGCTCACCGTCGTCGACCACGACCCGGGGCGGGACGCCCGGGCGTTCGAGCCGGTGGTCGCCGCGGTCGAGGAACTGGTCGCCGGGGTGGAGGTGGTCCGCCCCGGCTCCTGCGCGGTGGCGGCCCGCGGCCCGGCCCGCTACCTCGGTGGGGAGGAGGTGGCGGCCGAGCGGATCGTCGAGCACGTCGCGCAGACCTGCGCGGTGGAGAGCCAGGTCGGCATCGCCGACGGGGTGTTCGCCGCCGGGCTGGCCGCGCGCAGCGGTCGGGTGGTCCCGCCCGGTGGCACGCCGGAGTTCCTCGCCGCGTTGCCGGTCGAGGCACTCGGCCGCCCGGCGCTGGCCGACCTGCTGCGCCGGCTCGGCGTACGCACCCTGGCCGACTTCGCCGCGCTGCCGGCCGGGGACGTGCTGGCCCGGTTCGGCTTCGACGGCGCGCTGGCCCACCGGCTCGCCGCGGGGCGGGACCACCGCCCGCTCGCCGTCCGCCAGCCCCCGGTCGACCTGGCGGTCACCGCCGGGTACGACGAGCCGCTCGACCGGGTCGACGCCGCGGCCTTCGCCGCCCGCGCGCTGGCCGAACAGCTGCACGACCGGCTCGCCGGGCACGGGTTGGCCTGCACCCGGCTCGGCATCGAGGCGGTCACCGCGCACGGGCAGGAGCTGCACCGGGTCTGGCGGCACGACGGCCTGCTCACCGCCGCGGCCATCGCCGACCGGGTGCGCTGGCAGCTCGACGGGTGGCTCTCCGGCAGCAACGGCCGGGCCGGCGGCCGAGCGGCCCGGCCAACGGCCGGCATCATCCGGCTGCGGCTGGTCCCAGACGGGGTGATCGCCCAGGCCGGCCTGCAACCCGGCCTCTGGGGGGAGGCCGGCGAGGAGCGCGAGCGGGCACACCGGGCGTTGAGCCGGGTGCAGGGCATCCTCGGCCCCGAGGCGGTGGTCACCGCGGTGCTCGGCGGTGGACGATCCCCGGCCGACCAGGTGCGCCTGGTGCCCTGGGGGGACGAGCGACTCCCCGCCCGGCCCGGGCAGCCGATGTCGCTGGCCGGCCCGGTGCCGCCGGGTGGGCCGGTGTCGTCGGGCGTGCCCGACCAGTCGGCGTCGTCGGGCCGGCCGGCATTGCCCGGTCAGTCGGGATCGTTGGCTCAGTCGGGGGCGTCGGGTCAGGGGGCGCAAGCGGGCCGAGGGGGGTCGGGCCGGGCGGCGCGGTCGCCCCGGTCGGCGGGGCGGGTTGAACCGCCGTGGCCGGGCCAGCTTCCGCCGCCCGCACCGGCCGTGGTGCTGCCCCAACCACTCGCCGCCACCGTGCACGACGACGCCGGCGAGCCGGTCGTGGTCAGCGCGCGGCTCCAGCTGAACGCCGCCCCGGCCCGGCTGACCGTCGGCACGGGCCAGCCGGCCGAGATCGTCGGCTGGGCCGGCCCATGGCCCGTCGACGAGCGCTGGTGGGCGCCGGCCGAGGCCCGGCGCCGGGCCCGATTCCAGGTCTGCCTCGCCGACGGCGCCGCCCTGCTGCTGGCCGTCGAGGCGGGGCAGTGGCTGGTGGAGGCGATCTATGACTGA
- a CDS encoding extracellular solute-binding protein, translating to MSRTLRATALAGVLALAVTGCGGVGGGDDDGGGGTATSGTLTTMGFGLSDEIATTRVDAFKRDHPGVDLKITEGAFDEQQFLSAVASGNPPDLVYMDRKLIGTYAKRGSIQPLTDCVEKQGIDLAQYRPAAKDQVTLDGTVYGIPEFSSVRVVYLNEALLRQAGLTVDDVDLADWAALPALNAKLAKVSGNRLSRIGIDPKIPEFLPMWAKANGADMISADGTKANLTDPKVVEALTTGLQLIQDQGGFGRFKSFRDTFDFFGAENPLTKSQIVAWPMEEWFLNQAAKNSPKAELVVKPFVDRQGKPLTMSSGQAWVITKGAKNPDAACAFAKQMTATDTWLAAAKARADARKAAGQPFTGVWTGNLNADNKIFDELYQPTGNKRFDDAVATIRSVQDAAFAMPASPAGAEFDKAWYDAVNRVLAGQAQPAEALARAQQEATAALDEASK from the coding sequence ATGTCACGGACACTGCGGGCGACCGCGCTCGCCGGAGTGCTCGCCCTGGCCGTCACCGGTTGCGGGGGAGTCGGCGGCGGCGATGACGACGGCGGGGGCGGCACCGCGACCAGCGGCACGCTGACCACCATGGGCTTCGGCCTCTCCGACGAGATCGCCACCACCCGGGTGGACGCCTTCAAGCGGGACCACCCCGGCGTCGACCTGAAGATCACCGAGGGTGCCTTCGACGAGCAGCAGTTCCTCTCCGCGGTCGCCTCGGGCAACCCGCCGGACCTGGTGTACATGGACCGCAAGCTGATCGGCACGTACGCCAAGCGCGGCTCCATCCAGCCGCTCACCGACTGCGTCGAGAAGCAGGGCATCGACCTGGCGCAGTACCGGCCGGCCGCGAAGGACCAGGTCACCCTCGACGGCACCGTGTACGGCATCCCGGAGTTCTCCAGCGTTCGGGTGGTCTACCTCAACGAGGCGCTGCTCCGGCAGGCCGGCCTGACCGTCGACGACGTCGACCTGGCCGACTGGGCGGCGCTGCCGGCGCTCAACGCGAAGCTCGCCAAGGTCTCCGGCAACCGGCTCTCCCGGATCGGCATCGACCCGAAGATCCCGGAGTTCCTGCCGATGTGGGCCAAGGCCAACGGCGCCGACATGATCTCGGCGGACGGGACGAAGGCGAACCTCACCGACCCGAAGGTGGTCGAGGCGCTCACCACCGGCCTACAGCTGATCCAGGACCAGGGCGGGTTCGGCAGGTTCAAGTCGTTCCGGGACACCTTCGACTTCTTCGGGGCGGAGAACCCGCTGACCAAGAGCCAGATCGTCGCCTGGCCGATGGAGGAGTGGTTCCTCAACCAGGCCGCCAAGAACAGCCCGAAGGCGGAACTGGTGGTCAAGCCGTTCGTCGACCGGCAGGGCAAGCCGCTGACCATGTCCTCCGGGCAGGCCTGGGTGATCACCAAGGGGGCGAAGAACCCGGACGCCGCGTGCGCGTTCGCCAAGCAGATGACCGCCACCGACACCTGGCTCGCCGCGGCGAAGGCCCGGGCCGACGCCCGCAAGGCCGCCGGCCAGCCGTTCACCGGCGTCTGGACCGGCAACCTCAACGCCGACAACAAGATCTTCGACGAGCTGTACCAGCCGACCGGCAACAAGCGGTTCGACGACGCGGTGGCCACCATCCGCTCGGTGCAGGACGCCGCCTTCGCCATGCCCGCCTCGCCGGCCGGGGCCGAGTTCGACAAGGCCTGGTACGACGCGGTGAACCGGGTGCTCGCCGGGCAGGCCCAGCCGGCCGAGGCGCTGGCCCGGGCCCAGCAGGAGGCCACCGCCGCGCTGGACGAGGCGTCGAAGTAG
- a CDS encoding carbohydrate ABC transporter permease, protein MASTATAPPVPGRRRRTPLARREARWAYLFLAPWIIGFLAFTAGPMIASAWLSFTEYDVINPPEYTGLDNYRELMADQQVARSLGNTVYYTALHVPLVMAVSLGLALLLKRVGRWQGFFRTVFYLPVMTPAVAVGILFLLLLNTQDGLINRGLALVGIAGPSWTTDPDWVMPGIVLMSLWSLGSTVIIYLAALQNVPRDLYEAASIDGAGGWARFRHVTLPMISGALFFTLIVNTIASLQMFTEVYTMYFGNRETQNRFNSDAASFYVIHLFQEAFQFLHMGYASAMAWLLFVIILVVTLVQVKLSNRFVFYEGEDR, encoded by the coding sequence ATGGCCAGCACCGCCACCGCTCCTCCCGTACCGGGCCGGCGCCGCCGTACGCCGCTGGCCCGGCGGGAGGCGCGCTGGGCGTACCTGTTCCTGGCGCCGTGGATCATCGGGTTCCTGGCGTTCACCGCCGGCCCGATGATCGCCAGCGCCTGGCTCAGCTTCACCGAGTACGACGTGATCAACCCGCCGGAGTACACCGGGCTGGACAACTACCGGGAGCTGATGGCCGACCAGCAGGTGGCCCGCAGTCTCGGCAACACCGTCTACTACACGGCGCTGCACGTGCCGCTGGTGATGGCCGTCTCGCTCGGGCTGGCGCTGCTGCTCAAGCGGGTGGGGCGGTGGCAGGGCTTCTTCCGTACCGTCTTCTACCTGCCGGTGATGACCCCGGCGGTGGCGGTCGGCATCCTGTTCCTGCTCCTGCTCAACACCCAGGACGGCCTGATCAACCGCGGGTTGGCGCTGGTCGGGATCGCGGGGCCGAGCTGGACCACCGACCCGGACTGGGTGATGCCCGGCATCGTGCTGATGAGCCTCTGGAGCCTCGGCTCCACCGTGATCATCTACCTCGCCGCGTTGCAGAACGTGCCGCGCGACCTGTACGAGGCGGCCAGCATCGACGGGGCCGGCGGCTGGGCCCGGTTCCGCCACGTCACGCTGCCGATGATCTCCGGTGCGCTGTTCTTCACGCTGATCGTCAACACGATCGCGTCGCTGCAGATGTTCACCGAGGTCTACACCATGTACTTCGGCAACCGGGAGACGCAGAACCGGTTCAACAGCGACGCGGCATCGTTCTACGTGATCCATTTGTTCCAGGAAGCGTTCCAGTTCCTGCACATGGGCTACGCCTCGGCCATGGCCTGGCTGCTCTTCGTGATCATCCTGGTGGTCACGTTGGTGCAGGTGAAGCTCAGCAACCGGTTCGTGTTCTACGAGGGGGAGGACCGATGA
- a CDS encoding error-prone DNA polymerase: protein MSFHNPKLPWSELERVLSGRSGGDRPERHLHVVDPLAVDADGGDSPAWTRKRQQYQPPKLARPDAAVPYAELHAHTNFSFLDGASHPEELAEEATRLGLTALAVTDHDGFYGVVRFAEAARALHLPTIFGAELSLGLPGPQNGEPDPLGRHLLVLAHGHEGYARLAATIARAQLRGGEKGRPVYGELEEVAAELRDHVLVLTGCRKGHVPAALLTEGVEAAARELDRLTALFGAETVAVELTDHGHPVDADRNDALADLAAAAGLPTVATNNVHYATPARRRLATTVAAVRARRSLDEIDGWLPAAATAHLRSGAEMAARFAAYPGAVARAAEFGAELAFDLQLVAPKLPAYPVPPGHTEMSWLRHLTYAGAQERYGPRAAHPRAYEQLEHELNMIEELGFPGYFLVVYDIVAFCREQDIYCQGRGSAANSAVCYALRITNVDAVRHRLLFERFLAPERDGPPDIDVDIESDRREEVIQHVYARYGREHTAQVANVISYRPRSAVRDVAKAFGFSPGQQDAWSKQIDRWGSVAAVDVEDIPEQVVAYANELQTFPRHLGIHSGGMVICDRPVIEVCPVEWGRMPGRSVLQWDKDDCAAVGLVKFDLLGLGMLSALHYGYDMIGMSLDLGDMTLDDPEVYDMLCRADSVGVFQVESRAQMATLPRLKPRVFYDLVVEVALIRPGPIQGGSVHPFIRRKNGQEPVEYAHPLMRNALEKTLGVPLFQEQLMQLAIDLAGFDAAEADQLRRAMGAKRSAERMARIADRLYAGMAERGITGDLADDVYRKLSAFASYGFPESHAMSFAYLVYASSWLKRYHPAPFLAALLNAQPMGFYSPQTLVDDARRHGVEVRRPDINASGAKAVLESTPQTRWGSEPGEPPHAWGLGGPAVRLGLSSVRTLGDEVAERIEAERTAHGPYRDMPDLARRVGLTAAQLEALATADAFACFGLTRRQALWAAGAAAQDRPGRLPGTVTGAAAPTLPGMEAVDRLVADVWATGLSPETHPASFIRPQLDALGAVPIARLGRVEPGQRIRVGGIVTHRQRPATAGGVTFLNLEDETGMLNVTCSPGLWQRYRRVARTSTGLVVRGRLQRHEGVLNLDADRLDAIEPPVSPASRDFR from the coding sequence GTGAGCTTCCACAACCCCAAGCTGCCCTGGTCCGAGCTGGAACGGGTGCTCTCCGGCCGGTCCGGCGGAGACCGGCCGGAGCGGCACCTGCACGTGGTGGACCCGCTGGCCGTCGACGCCGACGGCGGGGACTCGCCGGCCTGGACCCGCAAGCGGCAGCAGTACCAGCCACCCAAGCTGGCCCGCCCGGACGCCGCGGTGCCGTACGCCGAACTGCACGCGCACACCAACTTCAGCTTCCTCGACGGCGCCAGCCACCCCGAGGAGCTGGCCGAGGAGGCGACCCGGCTGGGGCTCACCGCGCTCGCCGTCACCGACCACGACGGCTTCTACGGCGTGGTGCGCTTCGCCGAGGCGGCCCGCGCGCTGCACCTGCCGACGATCTTCGGTGCCGAGTTGTCGCTCGGCCTGCCCGGTCCGCAGAACGGCGAGCCCGACCCGCTCGGCCGGCACCTGCTGGTGCTCGCCCACGGCCACGAGGGGTACGCCCGGCTGGCCGCCACCATCGCCCGGGCCCAGCTGCGCGGCGGGGAGAAGGGCCGCCCGGTCTACGGCGAGCTGGAGGAGGTGGCCGCCGAGCTGCGCGACCACGTGCTGGTGCTCACCGGCTGCCGCAAGGGCCACGTGCCGGCGGCGCTGCTCACCGAGGGGGTCGAGGCGGCCGCCCGCGAGCTGGACCGGCTGACCGCCCTGTTCGGCGCGGAGACGGTCGCGGTGGAACTCACCGACCACGGGCACCCGGTCGACGCCGACCGTAACGACGCGCTCGCCGACCTGGCCGCGGCGGCCGGCCTGCCCACCGTGGCCACCAACAACGTGCACTACGCCACCCCCGCCCGGCGCCGGCTGGCCACCACCGTCGCCGCCGTCCGGGCCCGGCGCAGCCTGGACGAGATCGACGGTTGGCTGCCCGCCGCCGCCACCGCCCACCTGCGCAGCGGCGCCGAGATGGCGGCCCGGTTCGCCGCGTACCCGGGTGCGGTGGCCCGGGCCGCCGAGTTCGGCGCCGAACTCGCCTTCGACCTCCAACTGGTCGCGCCGAAGCTGCCCGCGTACCCGGTGCCGCCGGGGCACACCGAGATGAGCTGGCTGCGCCACCTCACCTACGCCGGCGCCCAGGAGCGTTACGGCCCGCGCGCGGCGCACCCGAGGGCGTACGAGCAGCTCGAACACGAGCTGAACATGATCGAGGAGCTGGGCTTCCCCGGCTACTTCCTGGTGGTCTACGACATCGTCGCGTTCTGCCGGGAGCAGGACATCTACTGCCAGGGCCGGGGCTCGGCGGCGAACTCGGCGGTCTGCTACGCGCTGCGGATCACCAACGTCGACGCGGTCCGGCACCGGCTGCTCTTCGAGCGCTTCCTCGCCCCGGAGCGGGACGGCCCGCCGGACATCGACGTGGACATCGAGTCCGACCGGCGGGAGGAGGTCATCCAGCACGTGTACGCCCGCTACGGCCGGGAGCACACCGCCCAGGTCGCCAACGTCATCTCCTACCGGCCCCGCTCGGCGGTGCGGGACGTGGCCAAGGCGTTCGGCTTCTCGCCCGGGCAGCAGGACGCCTGGAGCAAGCAGATCGACCGCTGGGGCAGCGTCGCCGCGGTCGACGTGGAGGACATCCCCGAGCAGGTCGTCGCGTACGCGAACGAGCTGCAGACCTTTCCCCGGCACCTGGGCATCCACTCCGGCGGCATGGTGATCTGCGACCGGCCGGTGATCGAGGTCTGCCCGGTGGAGTGGGGCCGGATGCCCGGGCGCAGCGTGCTCCAGTGGGACAAGGACGACTGCGCCGCGGTCGGCCTGGTCAAGTTCGACCTGCTCGGGCTCGGCATGCTCTCCGCGCTGCACTACGGCTACGACATGATCGGCATGAGCCTGGACCTCGGCGACATGACGCTGGACGACCCGGAGGTCTACGACATGCTCTGCCGGGCCGACTCGGTCGGGGTGTTCCAGGTGGAGAGCCGGGCCCAGATGGCCACCCTGCCCCGGCTCAAGCCGCGGGTCTTCTACGACCTGGTGGTCGAGGTGGCGCTGATCCGCCCGGGCCCGATTCAGGGCGGTTCGGTGCACCCGTTCATCCGGCGCAAGAACGGCCAGGAGCCGGTGGAGTACGCCCACCCGCTGATGCGTAACGCGCTGGAGAAGACCCTCGGCGTGCCGCTGTTCCAGGAGCAGCTGATGCAGCTCGCCATCGACCTGGCCGGCTTCGACGCCGCCGAGGCCGACCAGTTGCGCCGGGCGATGGGGGCCAAGCGCTCGGCCGAGCGGATGGCCCGGATCGCCGACCGGCTCTACGCCGGGATGGCCGAGCGGGGCATCACCGGCGACCTCGCCGACGACGTCTACCGCAAGCTCTCCGCGTTCGCCAGCTACGGCTTCCCGGAGAGCCACGCGATGAGCTTCGCCTACCTGGTCTACGCCAGCTCCTGGCTCAAGCGCTACCACCCGGCCCCGTTCCTGGCCGCGCTGCTCAACGCCCAGCCGATGGGCTTCTACTCGCCGCAGACCCTGGTCGACGACGCCCGCCGGCACGGGGTGGAGGTACGCCGGCCGGACATCAACGCCAGCGGCGCCAAGGCGGTGCTGGAATCCACCCCGCAGACCCGGTGGGGCAGTGAGCCGGGGGAGCCGCCGCACGCCTGGGGGCTGGGCGGGCCGGCCGTCCGGCTGGGGCTGTCCAGCGTGCGTACCCTCGGCGACGAGGTGGCTGAGCGGATCGAGGCCGAGCGGACGGCGCACGGGCCGTACCGCGACATGCCGGACCTGGCCCGGCGCGTGGGTCTCACCGCCGCGCAGCTGGAGGCGCTGGCCACCGCGGACGCCTTCGCCTGCTTCGGGCTCACCCGGCGCCAGGCGCTCTGGGCCGCCGGGGCGGCGGCCCAGGACCGGCCCGGCCGGCTGCCCGGCACGGTCACCGGCGCCGCCGCGCCGACGCTGCCCGGCATGGAGGCGGTGGACCGGCTGGTCGCCGACGTCTGGGCCACCGGGCTGTCCCCGGAGACCCACCCGGCCAGCTTCATCCGCCCCCAGCTCGACGCCCTGGGCGCGGTGCCGATCGCCCGGCTCGGCCGGGTGGAGCCGGGCCAGCGGATCCGGGTCGGCGGGATCGTCACCCACCGGCAGCGCCCGGCGACGGCCGGCGGGGTCACCTTCCTCAACCTGGAGGACGAGACCGGCATGCTCAACGTCACCTGCTCGCCGGGGCTGTGGCAGCGCTACCGGCGGGTGGCCCGGACCAGCACCGGGCTGGTGGTGCGGGGCCGGTTGCAGCGGCACGAGGGCGTGCTCAACCTGGACGCCGACCGGCTGGACGCGATCGAGCCGCCGGTCAGCCCGGCCTCCCGCGACTTCCGCTGA
- a CDS encoding carbohydrate ABC transporter permease, producing the protein MTTAVERTAAAPVPAGGPAPAAARRPPAEDARRPLWQRVAFVAALTGASVIFMLPFVWLVSASLRPREYVFAPGFLPVPFAPDNYAEAWSAAPLLTWLVNSVVVGVAAAAAVTISSAWVAFGFAYFRFPGRDLLFGLVLATMMLPFAVTMIPTYLIWSELRLTDTQVPLWAGNLFGSAFYIFLLRQFLLSLPREYFEAARVDGASYPQLFWKLAFPLIRPALLVAFVFEFKASWTDLMKPLIYLRNEELFTLPRGLKVVLDRFGYGGEQQWEVVLAGSVLATVPMIILFFLAQRHFVEGIATTGRKG; encoded by the coding sequence GTGACCACCGCGGTCGAGCGGACCGCCGCCGCGCCGGTGCCCGCGGGCGGGCCGGCGCCGGCGGCGGCCCGCCGGCCGCCCGCCGAGGACGCCCGGCGGCCGCTCTGGCAGCGGGTGGCGTTCGTGGCGGCGCTCACCGGCGCGTCCGTGATCTTCATGCTGCCGTTCGTCTGGCTGGTCAGCGCCTCGCTGCGCCCCCGCGAGTACGTCTTCGCCCCCGGCTTCCTGCCGGTGCCCTTCGCCCCCGACAACTACGCCGAGGCATGGTCGGCGGCGCCGCTGCTGACCTGGCTGGTCAACAGCGTGGTGGTCGGCGTGGCCGCCGCCGCGGCGGTCACCATCTCCAGCGCCTGGGTGGCGTTCGGCTTCGCCTACTTCCGCTTCCCCGGCCGGGACCTGCTCTTCGGGCTGGTGCTGGCGACCATGATGCTGCCGTTCGCGGTGACCATGATCCCCACCTACCTGATCTGGTCCGAGCTGCGGCTGACCGACACCCAGGTGCCGCTCTGGGCCGGCAACCTGTTCGGCTCGGCGTTCTACATCTTCCTGCTGCGGCAGTTCCTGCTCTCGCTGCCCCGGGAGTACTTCGAGGCGGCCCGGGTGGACGGGGCGAGCTACCCGCAGCTGTTCTGGAAACTGGCGTTCCCGCTGATCCGCCCCGCGCTGCTGGTCGCCTTCGTCTTCGAGTTCAAGGCCAGCTGGACGGACCTGATGAAGCCGCTGATCTACCTGCGCAACGAGGAGCTGTTCACCCTGCCGCGCGGGCTGAAGGTGGTGCTGGACCGGTTCGGCTACGGCGGCGAGCAGCAGTGGGAGGTGGTGCTCGCCGGCAGCGTGCTCGCCACCGTCCCGATGATCATCCTGTTCTTCCTCGCCCAGCGGCACTTCGTCGAGGGGATCGCCACCACCGGCCGCAAGGGGTGA